In Syntrophorhabdaceae bacterium, a genomic segment contains:
- a CDS encoding tartrate dehydrogenase produces MHKIAVIPGDGIGKEVVPEGIRVLDAAGERFGFAFDWHFFPWGCEYYLSTGQMMPQDGIEILGKFDAIFLGAVGAPQVPDHISLWGLLIPIRRGFQQYVNLRPVRLLRGIESPLKNIKTGDIDFFIVRENNEGEYSNIGGRIYNGTEQEMVVQESVFTRRGVERIIRYAFELAKRLKKKRVTSATKSNGIIYTMTYWDEIFSEIASQYPEIEHEKYHIDNLTTIFVRNPQKFDVVVGSNLFGDILSDLGPAIAGSLGIAPSANLNPEKRFPSMFEPVHGSAPDIAGKGIANPVGQIWSGAMMLQHLGYHEAAEAIVSAIETVIADKGIKTPDIGGTSSTKDMGKAIADVIKAQGI; encoded by the coding sequence ATGCATAAGATTGCTGTTATACCTGGTGATGGCATAGGAAAAGAGGTTGTCCCTGAAGGCATAAGGGTTCTTGATGCAGCAGGGGAAAGGTTTGGTTTTGCCTTTGACTGGCACTTCTTTCCATGGGGTTGTGAATATTATCTCTCTACAGGTCAGATGATGCCTCAAGATGGTATAGAAATATTAGGCAAGTTTGATGCCATTTTCCTTGGTGCAGTCGGTGCCCCTCAAGTTCCCGACCATATATCCCTCTGGGGGCTGCTTATCCCTATAAGGAGAGGATTCCAGCAATATGTCAATTTAAGACCCGTGAGGCTTTTAAGGGGTATTGAAAGCCCTCTAAAAAATATAAAAACAGGAGATATAGATTTCTTTATCGTGAGGGAAAATAATGAAGGGGAATATTCCAACATAGGAGGAAGGATCTATAATGGAACAGAACAGGAAATGGTGGTTCAGGAATCTGTATTTACACGGAGAGGAGTTGAAAGGATAATCAGGTATGCCTTTGAACTTGCCAAAAGACTAAAGAAAAAAAGGGTTACATCTGCCACAAAATCCAACGGTATCATATACACAATGACATACTGGGATGAAATATTTAGTGAAATAGCATCCCAATACCCTGAAATAGAACATGAAAAGTATCATATAGATAACCTTACCACCATATTTGTAAGGAATCCCCAGAAATTTGACGTGGTAGTCGGTAGCAACCTTTTTGGAGATATTTTATCTGATTTAGGCCCTGCCATTGCAGGGAGTCTTGGTATTGCCCCATCTGCAAACCTGAACCCTGAAAAAAGATTCCCATCCATGTTTGAGCCTGTCCATGGTTCAGCACCGGATATTGCCGGAAAAGGTATAGCAAACCCCGTAGGCCAAATATGGTCAGGGGCAATGATGCTCCAACACTTGGGCTATCATGAAGCAGCAGAGGCAATAGTATCTGCCATAGAGACTGTTATAGCCGATAAAGGCATAAAAACACCTGATATTGGAGGGACATCATCCACTAAAGACATGGGAAAGGCCATAGCAGATGTTATAAAGGCACAAGGCATTTGA